A stretch of Ipomoea triloba cultivar NCNSP0323 chromosome 11, ASM357664v1 DNA encodes these proteins:
- the LOC115997160 gene encoding probable protein phosphatase 2C 11 isoform X1, with protein MGIYLSSPKTDKLLEDGENDKLKFGLASMQGWRASMEDAHAAYPNLDASTAFFGVYDGHGGDEVAKFCAKYLHQQFLRHEAYSAGELSTSIQKSFLRMDELMRSIGSRKELASLTDSDKVKDVVEGLWSPRSSENKGKTTDWPSKEEGLSDYNGPTSGCTACVAIIQNNQLLVANAGDSRCVLSRKGQAHDLSRDHKPDLEVEKDRILKAGGYIQCGRVNGSLNLARAIGDMELKQNKTLPAERQIVTANPDIKTVELCADDDFLVLACDGIWDCMSSQQLVDFVKDNLNNENKLSVVCQKVLDRCLAPSSGGEGCDNMTMILVQFKKNLERDAPTSTKEQPTPSNKQSESSLGAAGESGSN; from the exons ATGGGAATATATCTAAGCAGTCCTAAAACTGATAAGCTTTTGGAGGATGGTGAGAATGACAAACTAAAATTTGGCTTGGCTTCAATGCAAGGATGGCGTGCATCAATGGAAGATGCT CATGCAGCCTATCCAAATCTGGACGCTTCCACTGCTTTCTTTGGTGTTTATGATGGCCATGGGG GTGATGAAGTTGCTAAATTTTGTGCAAAGTATCTTCATCAGCAGTTTCTCAGACATGAAGCATATTCTGCCGGGGAGTTAAGCACCTCAATTCAGAAATCATTTCTCAG AATGGATGAACTGATGCGTAGTATAGGAAGTCGGAAAGAATTAGCGAGTTTGACTGACAGTGACAAAGTTAAAGATGTGGTTGAAGGCTTATGGTCCCCTAGGAGCAGTGAAAATAAGGGTAAAACCACTGATTGGCCTTCTAAGGAG GAAGGTCTCTCTGATTACAATGGGCCAACTTCAGGTTGCACCGCCTGCGTTGCCATTATTCAAAACAATCAACTTCTTGTTGCAAATGCAGGTGACTCTCGTTGTGTCCTATCCAGGAAGGGTCAG GCTCATGATTTGTCAAGAGATCACAAGCCTGACCTTGAAGTTGAAAAGGACAGGATACTGAAAGCTGGTGGTTATATTCAGTGTGGACGGGTCAATGGGAGTTTGAATTTGGCAAGAGCAATAG GGGACATGGAACTGAAACAGAACAAAACCTTGCCTGCAGAAAGACAGATAGTGACTGCTAATCCTGACATTAAAACT GTCGAGCTTTGTGCTGATGATGATTTCCTTGTTCTAGCATGCGATGGGATATG GGATTGCATGTCAAGCCAGCAACTCGTGGACTTCGTCAAGGACAACTTAAACAAT gaaaACAAGCTTTCAGTGGTATGCCAAAAGGTTCTTGATAGGTGTTTGGCACCATCATCTGGCGGAGAAGGATGTGACAACATGACGATGATCTTGGTTCAGTTCAAGAAAAATCTGGAACGGGATGCCCCCACCAGCACCAAGGAACAGCCTACACCCTCTAATAAGCAATCTGAATCTAGCCTTGGTGCAGCAGGAGAATCTGGTTCTAACTAA
- the LOC115997160 gene encoding probable protein phosphatase 2C 11 isoform X2, which translates to MGIYLSSPKTDKLLEDGENDKLKFGLASMQGWRASMEDAHAAYPNLDASTAFFGVYDGHGGDEVAKFCAKYLHQQFLRHEAYSAGELSTSIQKSFLRMDELMRSIGSRKELASLTDSDKVKDVVEGLWSPRSSENKGKTTDWPSKEEGLSDYNGPTSGCTACVAIIQNNQLLVANAGDSRCVLSRKGQAHDLSRDHKPDLEVEKDRILKAGGYIQCGRVNGSLNLARAIGDMELKQNKTLPAERQIVTANPDIKTVELCADDDFLVLACDGIWDCMSSQQLVDFVKDNLNNASPWC; encoded by the exons ATGGGAATATATCTAAGCAGTCCTAAAACTGATAAGCTTTTGGAGGATGGTGAGAATGACAAACTAAAATTTGGCTTGGCTTCAATGCAAGGATGGCGTGCATCAATGGAAGATGCT CATGCAGCCTATCCAAATCTGGACGCTTCCACTGCTTTCTTTGGTGTTTATGATGGCCATGGGG GTGATGAAGTTGCTAAATTTTGTGCAAAGTATCTTCATCAGCAGTTTCTCAGACATGAAGCATATTCTGCCGGGGAGTTAAGCACCTCAATTCAGAAATCATTTCTCAG AATGGATGAACTGATGCGTAGTATAGGAAGTCGGAAAGAATTAGCGAGTTTGACTGACAGTGACAAAGTTAAAGATGTGGTTGAAGGCTTATGGTCCCCTAGGAGCAGTGAAAATAAGGGTAAAACCACTGATTGGCCTTCTAAGGAG GAAGGTCTCTCTGATTACAATGGGCCAACTTCAGGTTGCACCGCCTGCGTTGCCATTATTCAAAACAATCAACTTCTTGTTGCAAATGCAGGTGACTCTCGTTGTGTCCTATCCAGGAAGGGTCAG GCTCATGATTTGTCAAGAGATCACAAGCCTGACCTTGAAGTTGAAAAGGACAGGATACTGAAAGCTGGTGGTTATATTCAGTGTGGACGGGTCAATGGGAGTTTGAATTTGGCAAGAGCAATAG GGGACATGGAACTGAAACAGAACAAAACCTTGCCTGCAGAAAGACAGATAGTGACTGCTAATCCTGACATTAAAACT GTCGAGCTTTGTGCTGATGATGATTTCCTTGTTCTAGCATGCGATGGGATATG GGATTGCATGTCAAGCCAGCAACTCGTGGACTTCGTCAAGGACAACTTAAACAATGCAAGTCCTTG GTGCTAG
- the LOC116033963 gene encoding chaperone protein dnaJ 8, chloroplastic-like, with amino-acid sequence MAAAFGLMGGISGRGSGSVSSARLRNSGKKMGGNQKIFCVSSLSDPYTTLRLRPGASESEVKKAFRQLALKYHPDVCRGNNCGVQFHQIYEAYDNIMSYLKGETATPAAAAEEYYEDDGEEWEEWMGYEAAGVRDWSQVNPYF; translated from the exons ATGGCGGCTGCTTTTGGATTGATGGGTGGCATTTCCGGTCGCGGGTCGGGCTCCGTGTCCTCGGCCCGGTTGAGGAATTCGGGGAAGAAGATGGGAGGAAATCAGAAGATTTTCTGCGTTTCTTCCCTGTCGGATCCTTATACGACTCTCAGGCTTCGACCTGGGGCTTCTGAATCTGAGGTCAAAAAGGCTTTCAGACAGCTTGCTCTTAAG TATCATCCAGACGTTTGCAGAGGAAATAATTGCGGCGTTCAATTTCACCAAATTTATGAAGCCTATGAT AATATTATGAGCTATTTGAAAGGAGAAACGGCgacgccggcggcggcggcggaggagtaTTACGAGGACGACGGTGAAGAGTGGGAAGAATGGATGGGATATGAGGCGGCGGGGGTGCGGGATTGGTCCCAAGTTAACCCATACTTCTGA